The Magnetococcales bacterium genome contains a region encoding:
- a CDS encoding DUF4136 domain-containing protein: protein MKTSLMLVFLLLLGGCVSSWPVTSEIVVYHELPGSIRHQRFAFLPDKDQEGSLEYNAFANRIRAKFRIFGLEETSIEEADLLLSLHYGIDAGHDVQEPHPILGTTGYNTTHLPGTVTRTGDTVTVTPGTTISTPTIGVVGVTSTTATIYTRTLTLDILDNASRKQGKTRKVLESKVVSSGTSRMMAAVIPVMIDALFTEFPGKSGKPRIVELPMEF, encoded by the coding sequence ATGAAAACCTCCCTGATGCTGGTGTTTCTGCTGCTGCTTGGCGGCTGCGTGTCGAGTTGGCCGGTAACTTCGGAGATCGTGGTGTATCACGAGTTGCCCGGCAGCATTCGTCACCAGCGATTCGCCTTTCTGCCGGACAAGGATCAGGAGGGCAGTCTGGAGTACAATGCCTTCGCCAATCGCATCCGGGCCAAATTCCGCATTTTCGGCTTGGAAGAGACCTCCATCGAGGAGGCGGATCTGCTGCTTTCCCTGCATTACGGCATCGATGCGGGCCACGATGTTCAGGAACCCCACCCCATCCTGGGCACCACCGGTTACAACACCACCCATCTGCCGGGCACCGTGACCCGGACGGGGGACACGGTGACGGTCACGCCCGGAACCACCATTTCCACCCCCACGATCGGCGTGGTCGGCGTAACCTCCACCACGGCGACGATCTACACCCGCACCCTGACCCTGGATATTCTGGACAACGCCTCCCGCAAGCAGGGCAAAACCCGCAAGGTATTGGAATCCAAGGTGGTCAGTTCCGGAACGTCCCGCATGATGGCCGCCGTGATCCCGGTGATGATCGATGCCTTGTTCACCGAATTTCCGGGCAAATCGGGCAAGCCGCGCATTGTGGAACTGCCCATGGAATTCTGA
- a CDS encoding radical SAM protein, producing LKEAGIGRVNISLDSLNAETFARITRGGRLQPVLEGIDGAVEAGLTPVKLNMVVMGGVNDHELADMVAFARQRKVLLRFIEAMPIGEAGFAALGQFVPATEIVSRLERTLGTRFVPAGAPQVKSAGPARYYRAVDGDLDIGIISAISQHFCETCNRVRLTSRGELVLCLGRENQLDLLTPLRDGATDAELTALIERGLRDKPWSHEMDSDAGSRRAGPHMVALGG from the coding sequence TTGAAGGAAGCGGGCATCGGACGGGTCAACATCTCCCTCGACTCCCTGAATGCGGAGACCTTTGCCCGCATCACCCGCGGCGGACGGCTGCAACCGGTTCTGGAGGGCATCGACGGCGCGGTGGAGGCGGGTCTTACTCCGGTAAAACTCAACATGGTGGTCATGGGCGGCGTCAACGACCACGAACTAGCCGACATGGTGGCCTTCGCACGGCAGCGCAAGGTATTGCTGCGTTTCATCGAGGCCATGCCCATCGGCGAGGCGGGTTTCGCGGCGCTGGGACAGTTCGTGCCCGCCACCGAGATCGTATCCCGGCTGGAACGGACCCTCGGCACCCGTTTCGTGCCGGCAGGGGCCCCTCAGGTCAAGTCGGCGGGACCGGCGCGCTATTACCGCGCCGTGGATGGCGACCTCGACATCGGCATCATCTCGGCCATTTCGCAACATTTTTGCGAAACCTGCAACCGGGTGCGGCTCACCTCACGCGGGGAGCTGGTTCTGTGTCTGGGCCGGGAGAATCAGCTCGATCTGCTCACCCCGTTGCGGGACGGCGCCACGGACGCCGAACTGACCGCCCTCATCGAACGGGGGCTGCGGGACAAACCCTGGTCCCACGAGATGGACAGCGACGCCGGCTCCCGTCGCGCCGGGCCGCACATGGTGGCGCTGGGGGGGTGA
- a CDS encoding DUF4160 domain-containing protein, with amino-acid sequence MPVISTFYGILILMYCFDEGQHRKPHIHARYQNFEASFAILDGECLAGTMPPNKMHHIRRWIDMHREELLINWALAVEGELPRRIKPLK; translated from the coding sequence ATTCCCGTCATTTCCACGTTTTACGGCATCCTGATTTTAATGTATTGTTTCGATGAAGGACAACATCGGAAACCCCACATTCATGCTCGTTACCAGAACTTCGAAGCCTCCTTTGCCATCCTGGACGGGGAATGTTTGGCAGGAACGATGCCTCCAAATAAAATGCATCACATTCGCAGATGGATCGACATGCACCGGGAGGAACTCCTGATCAACTGGGCGTTGGCGGTGGAAGGCGAACTGCCCCGGCGGATCAAACCGTTGAAATAG
- a CDS encoding DUF2442 domain-containing protein has translation MYPMVTQAIALSEYQLHLRFDNGEIRQFDCTPYLTRGVFIRLQDKNLFAQARVAFGTVTWPGELDIAPETLYQRSVPVSDSAGHSAIA, from the coding sequence ATGTACCCCATGGTGACCCAGGCCATCGCTCTTTCGGAATACCAACTGCATTTGCGTTTCGACAATGGCGAAATCCGGCAATTCGACTGCACGCCGTACCTGACACGCGGCGTCTTCATTCGCCTTCAGGATAAAAACCTTTTTGCCCAAGCCAGGGTGGCCTTCGGCACCGTCACCTGGCCCGGAGAGTTGGATATCGCCCCGGAAACGCTTTATCAGCGTTCCGTTCCGGTTTCGGATTCGGCTGGCCATTCGGCCATCGCCTGA